From a single Scomber japonicus isolate fScoJap1 chromosome 12, fScoJap1.pri, whole genome shotgun sequence genomic region:
- the rgs20 gene encoding regulator of G-protein signaling 20 isoform X1, giving the protein MGSERMEMRKRQMSVQQESAAGGTAPAQQGQPGQANPRGSNACCFCWCCCCSCSWNEDRDDRNRKASYDVNKEGAADCEECPKPTLEEVRSWGQSFDKLMCCPAGRNSFRQFLRTEFSEENMLFWLACEEFSKETNKSAIEEKARGIYEDYISILSPKEVSLDSRVREAINRNMLEPNSHTFDDAQLQIYTLMQRDSYPRYMNSPAYKNLLNTLSEQSPES; this is encoded by the exons ATGGGATCAGAGCGGATGGAGATGCGAAAGAGGCAGATGTCGGTGCAGCAGGAGTCGGCAGCGGGGGGAACTGCACCGGCGCAGCAGGGCCAGCCGGGCCAAGCCAACCCACGGGGATCAAATGCATGTTGCttctgctggtgctgctgctgtagctgtTCCTG GAATGAAGACAGGGATGATAGGAACCGAAAGGCATCTTATGACGTCAACAAGGAAGGGGCCGCAGACTGTGAAGAATG TCCTAAGCCAACGTTGGAGGAGGTGCGCTCATGGGGGCAATCATTTGACAAGCTGATGTGTTGCCCAGCGGGGCGGAACTCTTTCCGACAGTTTCTTCGCACTGAATTCAGTGAGGAGAACATGCTCTTCTGGTTAGCCTGCGAAGAGTTCAGCAAAGAGACCAACAAGAGTGCGATAGAGGAGAAAGCTCGGGGCATCTATGAAGACTACATTTCCATTCTCTCACCTAAAGAG GTGAGCCTTGACTCCCGTGTGCGTGAGGCCATCAACAGGAACATGCTGGAGCCCAACTCGCACACGTTCGATGATGCCCAGCTGCAGATCTATACACTAATGCAAAGAGACTCGTATCCCCGCTACATGAACTCCCCAGCCTACAAAAACCTGCTCAACACTCTGTCAGAGCAGTCCCCCGAATCTTAG
- the atp6v1h gene encoding V-type proton ATPase subunit H, which produces MDIRGAVDAAVPTNIIAAKAAEVRANLVNWQSYLQSQMISAEDCEFIKKFEVANSEEKQVILTNEGHQCAKTFLNLMAHISKEQTVQYILTLIDDTLQENHQRVNIFFDYAKKTKNTAWSYFLPMLNRQDLFTVHMAARIIAKLAAWGRDLMEGSDLNYYFNWIKSQLSSQNLHGTGPETGSGAGTISPSESSQYVQCVAGCLQLMLRVNEYRFAWVEADGVNCITAVLSNKCGFQLQYQMIFCVWLLAFSPQLCEQLRRYNVVPALSDILQESVKEKVTRIILAAFRNLLEKSAERETRQEYALAMIQCKVLKQLENLEQQKYDDEDITEDIKFLLERLGESVQDLSSFDEYSSELKSGRLEWSPVHKSEKFWRENAVRLNEKNYELLKILTRLLEVSDDPQVIAVAAHDVGEYVRHYPRGKRVIEQLGGKQLVMNHMHHEDQLVRYNALLAVQKLMVHNWEYLGRQLQSTDQQQAPAVAARS; this is translated from the exons ATGGATATCCGCGGGGCTGTGGACGCTGCAGTCCCCACCAACATCATTGCTGCAAAGGCGGCTGAGGTTCGGGCCAATCTGGTCAACTGGCAGTCTTACCTACA GAGTCAGATGATCTCTGCTGAGGACTGTGAGTTCATCAAGAAGTTTGAGGTGGCCAATTCTGAGGAAAAACAAGTCATTCTCACCAATGAAGGACATCAG TGTGCAAAGACCTTTCTGAACCTGATGGCTCACATCTCCAAGGAGCAGACAGTCCAGTACATCTTGACTCTGATTGATGACACTCTGCAG GAGAATCATCAGAGGGTGAACATCTTCTTCGACTATGCAAAAAAGACGAAGAATACCGCCTGGTCCTACTTCCTTCCTATGCTGAATCGTCAGGACCTCTTTACCGTCCATATG GCAGCGAGGATCATTGCCAAGCTGGCTGCCTGGGGCCGTGATCTCATGGAGGGAAGCGATCTCAACTACTACTTCAACTGGATAAAAAGCCAGCTCAGTTCACAG AACCTACATGGTACAGGTCCAGAAACAGGCTCAGGAGCAGGAACTATTTCTCCTAGTGAA AGCTCTCAGTATGTCCAGTGTGTGGCTGGCTGCCTTCAGCTGATGCTGAGGGTCAATGAGTATAGGTTTGCCTGGGTGGAGGCTGATGGAGTGAACTG TATAACAGCGGTCCTGAGCAACAAGTGTGGCTTCCAGCTCCAGTACCAGATGATCTTCTGTGTTTGGCTCCTGGCCTTCAGTCCTCAACTCTGCGAGCAGTTGAGACGCTACAACGTAGTGCCGGCTCTGTCTGACATCCTCCAGGAGTCTGTCAAGGAGAAGGTCACTCGAATCATTCTGGCTGCCTTCCGG AACCTTCTAGAGAAATCTGCTGAGAGGGAGACTCGTCAGGAGTACGCTCTGGCCATGATTCAGTGCAAGGTGCTGAAGCAGCTTGAGAACCTGGAGCAGCAGAAGTACGATGACGAGGACATCACCGAGGATATCAAGTTCCTGCTGGAGAGGCTGGGAGAGAGTGTGCAGGATCTTAG CTCATTTGATGAGTACAGCTCTGAACTCAAGTCTGGCCGCCTGGAGTGGAGCCCTGTGCACAAGTCTGAGAAGTTCTGGCGCGAGAACGCTGTCCGCCTGAACGAGAAGAACTATGAGCTCCTGAA GATCTTAACTAGGCTCTTGGAAGTGTCTGATGACCCTCAAGTCATAGCAGTGGCAGCTCATGATGTTGGAGAGTACGTGCGTCACTACCCACGAGGCAAACG AGTGATTGAGCAACTGGGTGGTAAACAGCTGGTGATGAATCACATGCACCACGAGGACCAGCTAGTCCGCTACAACGCTCTGTTGGCTGTGCAGAAGCTCATGGTCCACAACTG
- the rgs20 gene encoding regulator of G-protein signaling 20 isoform X2: protein MGSERMEMRKRQMSVQQESAAGGTAPAQQGQPGQANPRGSNACCFCWCCCCSCSCLTIRNEDRDDRNRKASYDVNKEGAADCEECPKPTLEEVRSWGQSFDKLMCCPAGRNSFRQFLRTEFSEENMLFWLACEEFSKETNKSAIEEKARGIYEDYISILSPKEVSLDSRVREAINRNMLEPNSHTFDDAQLQIYTLMQRDSYPRYMNSPAYKNLLNTLSEQSPES, encoded by the exons ATGGGATCAGAGCGGATGGAGATGCGAAAGAGGCAGATGTCGGTGCAGCAGGAGTCGGCAGCGGGGGGAACTGCACCGGCGCAGCAGGGCCAGCCGGGCCAAGCCAACCCACGGGGATCAAATGCATGTTGCttctgctggtgctgctgctgtagctgtTC CTGTCTCACAATCAGGAATGAAGACAGGGATGATAGGAACCGAAAGGCATCTTATGACGTCAACAAGGAAGGGGCCGCAGACTGTGAAGAATG TCCTAAGCCAACGTTGGAGGAGGTGCGCTCATGGGGGCAATCATTTGACAAGCTGATGTGTTGCCCAGCGGGGCGGAACTCTTTCCGACAGTTTCTTCGCACTGAATTCAGTGAGGAGAACATGCTCTTCTGGTTAGCCTGCGAAGAGTTCAGCAAAGAGACCAACAAGAGTGCGATAGAGGAGAAAGCTCGGGGCATCTATGAAGACTACATTTCCATTCTCTCACCTAAAGAG GTGAGCCTTGACTCCCGTGTGCGTGAGGCCATCAACAGGAACATGCTGGAGCCCAACTCGCACACGTTCGATGATGCCCAGCTGCAGATCTATACACTAATGCAAAGAGACTCGTATCCCCGCTACATGAACTCCCCAGCCTACAAAAACCTGCTCAACACTCTGTCAGAGCAGTCCCCCGAATCTTAG